The DNA sequence GGAACGTCCTGGTTCTGGTGCCAATCGAGCGGATCCAAACTGCATCGCGCCCGCACCGCCGTACGTGCCTTGCGTCGATACCGGATATCGAGGCCAGACGGAATCCAGCGCGCGGAACGAGGAATCGTGAGTTGAACCGCCAACGAACCACACAGTTCCATCAGATTGGCGAGCGCAGCGGCGTGCAGCGTGCCCATGTGGTTGCTGACCGCACGCCGCTTGGCCATCCCCAGTTCGAGACATCCCGGAGCGGCATGAACGAGGCGCGGCCGGATGG is a window from the Candidatus Macondimonas diazotrophica genome containing:
- a CDS encoding hotdog fold domain-containing protein, with product MDETPMLRAIRLLMRVPGHNLLFRWGLALAAPYSATIRPRLVHAAPGCLELGMAKRRAVSNHMGTLHAAALANLMELCGSLAVQLTIPRSARWIPSGLDIRYRRKARTAVRARCSLDPLDWHQNQDVPLQIEVIDEHNEVVAEATLHMRIGPRR